In Zygosaccharomyces rouxii strain CBS732 chromosome A complete sequence, the genomic window aaCGTTATTGTGTAACATCAATCTGATCACAACATTAGACTCTCCCAAACTGCCCCAAATTTGTCTAATAGTATTCTCATCCCAACTGGGATCTAAGTCTCCCATGTAAAGTTGAGAACCTCTATTACCAACAGCATTTACAGGTGAACCAGTACCGTTTATATTGGAGTTATAACGAAATGGTCTCTGACCACTAGTTGTACCAGATCTTGGATAGAAGTTAGAACCGCTATTCATCTTAAATGACATTTGTACCAGCAAATGCTACCGAAAGCCTCGAGAAATTGATTGAGAATTTTTACGACGCCAAAGTTTAAAGAACTTTGTACAGTTATGACACCAATTGAAACCGCTCAATGCACCAAggacaatttcaaatactcTTGTCCACCTCTACCGACTGCAATTAAAGTCAGCAAATATATCTGAGTCTTGGTTCGACTATTTCTTGTTTGTACCATGTTGTAAAGTGCAAATTAGCTGCAAAGAAGTTGTAACATCAATGGGGTTCTCTCTTTCAGCCCGACGATGAAAAATAATCATACCAGAATCACGTGATGTTCGGAATTAAGAAGATACCATAGTAAACGACTCTGGGCGGCTAATTATGCAGAATATGCCAATAAATGTATACCATATTTTTGTATTGACACCATTCGAACTGATAAACTATCTACAGTATTTACACGAGTCATTCAATTAGAGATTTTGACCTTTCCTCGAAATCTCTTGCTGCCATAGAATCAATCACCTCATCTAACTTCACACCTGAAGTAACGCCCTCAATGTCATATAGCGTAAAATTACAACGGTGGTCGGTAATACGGTTTTGTGGGTAATTATAAGTTCTAATCTTATCAGATCTATCAGTAGTAGTCACTTGATCCTTTCTCGCAGCTCTTTCACTattttccttctccttACGTTCTCTTTCAGCCAATCGTGCTCTAAGCACGGCGAATGCCTTGGCTTTATTCTTATGTTGAGATCTTTCATCTTGCATTGCTACCACTATACCTGAAGGGAAATGTGTAATTCTCACGGCTGAATCAGTAGTATTAACATGCTGCccacctttaccaccagcTCTCATCACATCGATTCGAATTTCATCAGGTCTAAAAGAACGTTCTGATTGTTCTGCATCCTTTACAGATTCTACAATCTGCGGTAATACTATGACAGCTGCGGTAGAAGTGTGCGTACGACCCTTCGTCTCTGTAGCTGGAATTCTTTGCACACGATGTACACCAGATTCATACTTCAGTTTATCATAGGCCCCCGGCTCATCTATACTCAAAATGGCATCTACCAGACCATTTCCACTCTGATTTTCATTCTGTGCAATAACATGGTACTTCCAGTGGTGGTACTGGGCGTATCCAATGTACATGTTTAGTAAATCCTGTGTAAAGATCATAGCTTCAGTACCACCGACGCCAGGCCTTAACTCAAGAATACATGCCTTTTCGGCAAATGGATGGGGTGGTAAAAGTTTTCGCAGCAGATTATTAGATACCTGACGGAATTGTGGTAGAGAATTGTCAAATTCTGATTTTGCATCATCTTTCAAACTTGGATCTGTCTGGATCATCTCTTGTAAACCCTTCAAATTATCCAACAGCTCCTGGTACTCCTCGTACATGCTTCTAATCGAAGACACACGAGAGTACGTCTTCTGGGTTTCAGCATCAAACCCATCACCCTTGCTTAGCGCTTGATCCAGTTGAACTATCTCTTGTACGCTCTGATGAgctttcttcaacaacgATGGGTGTAGCTCTTTAAACTCCAGGGTGGACTGAAACCGACATCCGAGGAGCCCAATCCTTCGAGGAAGGACCCATCGAGCAATTCGAAATGTCCTAAACATCGAAATATTATTGATCTTTTGATATTATCGGATTGTTCAACATGTAAGTGACTGACTCgcattgaaaaatcgatTCATTAACTAAACTCGATGACACATACAATCGACGAAACCGCTCGAAAAGCTAGCCGTTAAAAGTTCTCGAGAGCATATCCATTATTGCAATGGAGTATACAAAGGGTATGCATTTTTGTTCCAGTTATTCTGCCTTAATTTTCAGTTACTAACTATCGAAatagaaaagaaagttGGTGAAGGTACTTATGCTGTTGTCTACTTAGGCACAAAGCAGTCTACTGCTAGAAGGATCGCCATCAAGGAGATCAAGACGTCAGAATTTAAGGATGGGCTTGACATGTCAGCCATCAGAGAGGTGAAATACTTACAAGAGATGCAACATCAAAACGTTATTGAACTGGTTGACATATTTATGGCATCTGAGAACTTGAACTTAGTGTTAGAATTTTTACCGTCAGATTTGGAAATGATCATCAAGGATAAATCTATTTTGTTCACACCGGCAGATATTAAATCGTGGATGCTTATGACTCTGAGAGGTGTACACCATTGTCATAGAAATTTCATACTGCATAGGGATTTAAAACCCAACAATTTACTTATAGCCCCGGATGGCCAAATAAAAGTAGCAGATTTTGGGCTGGCGAGAACTATGCCCTTAGCACATGAAATCTTGACCAGTAATGTGGTCACCCGTTGGTATAGAGCGCCAGAACTTTTATTTGGAGCCAAACATTACACCTCAGCTATAGATCTATGGTCTGTTGGTGTTATATTCGCAGAACTCATGTTGAGAATTCCCTATTTGCCAGGTGCAAATGATGTTGATCAAATGGAGATTACTTTTAGAGCATTGGGTACACCTACTGATAGGGAGTGGCCAGAGGTTTCCACTTTTCCTTCATATAACAAATTACAGATTTATCCACCACCttcaagagaagaattaaGAAGGCGGTTTATTGCCGCTAGTGAAAATGCTCTTAATCTGATGTGTGGAATGCTCACCATGAACCCGCAGAAAAGGTGGGATGCTGTACAATGTTTAGAATCTGCCTATTTCAGAGAGGCCCCAGCCCCTACGGAACCATCTGCCATCAAAATGTGATAtttatttaattttaatttctgcaatttcatCATGTGTGATAAATGTCTTTCACATATCTACCGATAGCTACACTTGAAGTGAGACCAGGAGATTCTATTCCCAGGAGGTTGACAAATCCAGGAAATCCCTCTTCTTGTTTAATGtaaaaatctttaaattcgCCATCACCAGGGGCGGCCAATTTGGGTCTTATACCGCTGCCAACGACTTCTAAGTCGTCGGGTCCAATATATGGATAGTATCTGCTAATAGCTTTAAAAGCTGTTGGGATACTAGCGCCATTAGCAGCATAGTCTGTTGGCGAATCCACATATTCCAAATCTGGCCCAAATTTCATTTGGTAATCCATGTCAATGGTAAGATGCGTTCCCAGCGATTTACCATTCTTAGGTGGAACTGGATAGATCAATCTGCGCACACCGGGGAACCCAGCTGAAGTTAATTTGAAGTAGTTTCCCTTGGCATAGTACTGTTTAAGATGTCTCTCTGGCGGCAAAAGCATTTTGCTTATTCTGTCAGCGTAAAGACCAGCTGCATTAACCAGATTTTCTGTACTAACGTCTGTCAGCTCCTGGCTGTCACTAAAATGATCTTTTACGGTGACAGTGTACCCACAACCAGCTTCGTACTGTAAATTTACCACCTCGGAACCATAAATTACTTCACCATCGTTGGCTTCAATGATCGCTAGGAGGTATTCCATCAACGAATGCGAATCGATAATACCTGTAGTTGGAGAATTGAGTACAGATCTCTGCACttgaatgaatttttccttcttcattGCCTCTAAAGACGTCATCATCTCCACGTCCACTCCCAATTCGTTCTTGCACTTATAATAGAGGCCCTCTAAGACAGCGTCTTCGTAATCCGTTTGTGCAACAATCCATTTCCCacaattgatccaattcacTCCAGTCTTCACAGGATCCAACTCATTGTATATGATTTTTTTACCCTGTATGCACAGCTTGCTCTTTAAGGAATCTGGTGGATAATACAATCCGGCATGAATAACTTCACTATTGTGGCTAGATACATCCATACCAATCCtatcatttttttcgaGCAGTATTACTCGATTAGATTTCACCTTGCTTAACTCTGCTGCAATCGCCAACCCAACTACACCACCCCCAATCAATGCATGAGAATATTGTGCACTAAGAGATCTCTTAAAAAATCTGTTTATACCACTTAACCCAGCGTTTCTGAGACCTAGGCAATTCATCAGATAGGACTTCAGGTGTATTTTGGGATGCTTTGACCGCCTAATCTAGAACTTCTTTAAGTATAAAgtggaaatttcaactgCTTTCATTAGCTATATGTCATATAAAACATTTCGGACTTGAAGAACTCTAAGCTCATCACCActaattgaaattttgacaCATTTTAGAGCCTAAAAGAAATCAACTGAGACTCATTAGGCAATGCTGAGGTTCATTCGGATTGCCAAATGCTATAGTACGGCTTCCCTGAGTCGACAGAGGCCGCAATTCCATGAAGTTTTCCCTCAAAAGAGGACGGTCAACAGGATACTCTTTGAACTTGATAGTAAGCATACGTTTGGCAAATTGTATCCTGTATACGATAACATCTATCAAAATATGCAGAAGGGAATTGATACTGAGATACCCAAGGGTATTAGCCCGTCAgatttgatgataatgaagaaagtGTTAGAAAAGATTAGACATAGGACTAAAAGTATAAATCCTCATTTATTGGCACTAGAAAATGCTCTCTTAGATAGATCAGCAGAGCTGGGTAATAACGATGCAATTTCCTTGCTTGCATTCGATGTATTAAGAGATCCTGGGCATAACAATCCAGAAGATGTAGATTACGgcaagaaattgatcaaagaacTATACAAGAAAAACCATCATTTGACAATGAAACTTTTGGGAGACTTATCACTAAAGTCTGGTAATGACACTGAGGCATGCAAATATTATTTGAAGTTCTTGGACCTAGAGGATAGAACTTTCCTGGCGGGAGAAGTTTATGGCAAATTGGGTCAGATTAATTTCCGTAAACCAGATCTACGAAAGGCTGAACAGTTTTTTCTAAAAGCAATTAAGCTTTCACCGTTGGAATACTCTGTTCACTCTCATTTTTACCTTGCTCAAATCTATATGAACTCGGATCCTCTCAGAGCAAGAGTTCTCATGGAGAACTGTGCAACTCAAGGATTCAGggaatctttcaaaactttgGGGTTTTTAGAAATGAATtactttgaagatttttttAAGGCACAAGAATGGTTCAGGTTGGGGTTAGaactctttcaaattgaatgCTTCATAGGATTTTTCGACTGTTGTGccaaattgaagaattggacaGGGGCCAACAAGTGTTATGAAACTATGCTTAAATTACAAGAGGTTAATGCTAAttataaagaaattatcgACAAATTTGTTACAAACCGTCAAGCAGAAGTGAAAGAAGCTATGAAATATTCTTCCAAACCGCTTTCCGACCCGAAGACATTTGAGAGTGCCGCTAAAAAGGATCCTTTTGTATCAAAGGAGAATAAGTGGGGACTATAACTTCCGGTATACAATAACATCCCCCTCCCTTCTCGAGTCCCAATGTAccaatgaattgaaaaatctagtTTCCTCCACGTAAGCattatctttcaaatgttcCTTGATGTAAGCATTCTCCAAATGTTGGAAAACCACCAATAAACGAGGCCATTCATATTGATAAGTGTGTCGCTTAGATGAATTAATATCCAGCAGGGGGAAATTTCGTTCTATGAATCCCGAAATATCATCATACAAAAAGTCACTCTCATCCATATAGTACGGCAGCTTCGCACTTGCATCAGGATCACCCATCAAATGCAGTGGTGGATCACAAGTAATTGCCCAAAGACTTTTGATGTCATTTCTGTGTAAATAAGACTGCCAGGGAGTCGAATGACAGGGCATGATAAAACCAATACTATCGACAACTGGCCGATCATGTAAATATTTCATAACAGCTATGGTTCCTGATTCATGGTACCAACATAAAAGGAAAGCAGCAATAATAGATCCTAATGGAgccaaaagaagaaagcaaTGCTTCAAAACATTGTTTTCCTGCAATTTTAAAGCACCAAAGGTAGAGATTAAAACGAGCAAAGGTTGCAATGGGTAGACAAATCGAAATTCCTTGTGTGATAACATAGAATAAGCAATCAGATTGAAGCCTATCACAATTTTAATCTGAGTTAAAACATCAGAATGGCGCCCATAAGTCAGTCCCAGACAAAATAGTGGAATAGTATAGTTTAGTATGAGTGGTAAACTCTGTGTGATGTGGAAATGCCATTGGTTAGCACCATAGAAGGTTGATAAGGGGCTCAATACGTTAAATCGAAGAAAGTTCAATGGTGGAAAAATGTTCTCATtgtaaaaatgataatcaATTATCATATTAATTGAGCAGACTAGGGCAAACCAAAAAGCGACCTTGCCGATCAAACGAAGCACTTTACCATACTGGCTCTTGACAAAGAGGTTCCAAATTAATCTTGAGCCAAAAATAATCCATATCAATCCATTCGTAGGTCTTTGCAAACACGCAAAAACTGCAATACATAGtgatttggtaaaatttgtTGTAAAAACTTCATCACCTCCGGTCCAATCCCAGTAATATAGTGCCGCTGATGTCAAACTCATCTCAAAAGAGTTGATAAAAGTCCTTGTAATCAAGAAAcagttaaagaaattggtcaCCGATAATATGATGGTAATTTTCTCGACATTCCAATCGTCATGAGGTTTCTTGTCATCCGTCTTATCGAAAGTCAATAAATATAGCTTCTTAACAAACAAAATGGTATATAACTCACCAAGGGCAGCTATAAAAGCCATCATGACCTTAGGGAAAATGATCACACAATAGTATTCTACTTTATCTCCCCTGTCTTCTCCCCAGTGATACTGACACCCTTTAGAAACCAATCGAGCCAACCGATAAGCTATCTCCAATAAAAATGGGAAGGCATATGATCTCAATCCATTGTTCCACTCCCAGGTGAGTCCTCCATATCCAAATGCCTTGAAATGAGCCGGTTCTAGCGCCTGCCAGAACTCATCAGCCTGGAAGAAAGTCCTCGTAATCAATGCATTGAATAATCTCCATCCAAAGAGACCCAGCAAAATCAATCTATGGTGCTTATCAACTGCCTTCAATGCCATCAGACACTCCCTAGAAGGCTTATTTTCTTTAACTTTTCAGAAGACATTGGCTGAGCTTTATAAGCGAAGGTTCGGATTACCTTTAAGTTTACCTTAACCAATCGTAACCACCTTAACCACCACACATACTTTTAAATCATATAGACCAAATAGGAGAGAGCTCCTTGAAGACAACTACCAGAAGTCCAAAAGAGTGGTTATGCTAAATTTTACAGGCCACACAAGAAGGAGAAACATTAATTTGGGCAATAGGTCTGCTACAACGAAGCAGGACCTACTAATAAAAGCTAAACAGGAGAGAGATAGAAGAGCACAAGAGAGACAGAATGAAGGTGCCGTAAGAGTAATACAGACCCATTTGAGGAAATATATTACTTGCGATTATGTTATCAAGCACTGGAATCAAGGGCTGACACCTATGGAAGAGAAAGAACAGATTAAACATTTAGTACTGGCATATGGTCCTCGAATTTATGAGCACTTGAATCCACCACAAGTCTTTGACATTTTACAACGATCACAACCTATATTATCGTCCTATCCTGGACTACTCGGTAACATACAGTTGTGCAGAATGTTGGGAAACTATAAAGATGATACCCTTGTAGTAATTACTTTGAGCGCTATGAATGCCAAATTTAGGACtaataaagaatttgtgGAGGGATTGACCAGTTTTTTAAGACACACGAAATCTTTAAGTGCTACCACTTGCAATCCACTCTGTGAAGTTTTAAATGTATGGGGCTTAAACCGAACAGAAGAATTACAACCATTGTTTGAATTAAACTCTAACGAATTGACTTTTTACCGTCCACTTTTGgaattttaccaatgtTTGGGATCTTTAAACATTCTTCCGAAAATTACCAATCCCACATCTATTCTTCTAGAGAACCTGTCATACATTTATGCCACCGGTTCTCGATCTGACGATCTAATATACTGCATAGCATCTTGCTTCAGAGATATAGTACACTCACCTGCTAATCCTCAATTACAAGAGTCATTTTCAAAGCTCTACGAGAAATCATttattgataaattggcTAGAATGGTAGAAGAGGATCAACACGAGGAGATTAATCCTGGGACCATTGTCTACTTTATGCAATCAGCTCCAGaggaaaatttaaagaattcaattttaatgaCACTATTATCGAGGCCgcttttcttcaagaaattgtttCAAGATGTACAAAGGACGACGCTAGATTTAAATTCATTACATCTATCTGCTTCCTATtccattttcatcaaattgttagaGATGCACCTTATGATTTCTACTGATCACGAACTTTTATCGGAAAATTCTGGATTCACTATACAACAACTGGTAACCTTTACTActtatttgaaagattttgTGTTTGACTCATTGTGGAACTCAGCCAATGATGTGAAATCGGAGATCGTTGATGAAACTTTATCACTTTTACACAAGATATATTTACGAGATTCACGTCTGCACTTCTGCTCCACTAAAGCTGAGCCTGACTATTGGTCCAACAAggatcaagaatttttaaatgtGGGTATCTTCAAATACATCGAAGACTACGAAAGGCTCTATAGAGATTTTGCCGAAAGAAGGGAAGAAATGTATACCAATGACGAGGATCAAGCCGTTGTAGATGAAATGAGTTCGATAaagttcaaaattttggatcaattgagtACATCTTTCAAACATACTGTCTCCACTCGTCAATTTCGTAAATTACAGATATTGATTAGAGCACCATTTTTCATACCATTCGAACAACGTGTGGACCTATTTTACGCTTTTATATCCTTGGACAAACAAAGGTTAATGttggatgaagatagtACGATAATGAACATGTTTATGCCTTGGGGTATGCCCGGAATGGGTAGACAATCAGCTACTATCTCCAGAGAACACATGTTAGAAGATGCATGCAATGCATTCAACAGTATAGGTGAAAGGTTTAAGGCAAAATTAGCTGTCACATTCGTGAATGAGTTTGGACCTGAAGTTGGAATTGATGGCGGTGGTATCAcaaaagaatttctaaCAAGTGTCAGCGATGAAGGTTTCAACAGTGACAAATATGGATTATTCCAATCTAATGATAATTACGAACTGTACCCTTCCACTAGTGTTGATTCACAACAACTAAGATACTTGTGGTTCTTAGGTAAAGTTCTAGGTAAGTGTCTCTACGATCACGTCTTGATCGATGTGACATTTGctgatttctttttgaagaaattattgaaCTATTCAACGAGATTTACTTCGTCGATTGATGACATGTGCAGTCTAGATCCAACATTATATTCCAACTTAGTAAAACTGTTATCGATGAGTGCAGAAGAAATCGCTTCCCTCGATTTAACTTTCGAAATTACTACCGATAATGGACCTGTAGAATTGATACCAAACGGTTCCAAGACTAGAGTGCAAAAGGAAACAGTTTTGTATTACATCGTCAAAGTTTCCGATTACAAATTGAACCGCTCTCTTTTCAAACAGATTTTTAACTTCCATGGTGGTATGAGTATGATTATAGCACCACACTGGATGGAAATGTTTAACTCTGTTGAATTACAGATGTTAATCTCAGGTAAGGGCAAAGATGTTGATTTGCAAGATCTAAAGAATAACACTGAATATGGTGGGTTTTCACAGACAGATCCAACGATAAGACATTTCTGGCAAATTTTGGAGGAATTCGAGAGGGAGGAAAGATTCAGTTTTATCAAATTCGTCACATCTGTCCCCAGGGCTCCATTACAGGGGTTTAAATCCCTGGAACCAAAATTCGGTATTAGAAATGCTGGTTCAGAACTCGAAAGACTACCCACTGCTTCTACGTGTGTCAATCTATTGAAATTGCCTGATTACCGAGACAAAGAACTGCTGAAAAAGAAACTGTTGTATGCCATAAATTCTGGTGCTAGGTTTGATCTTTCgtgaattttgaaaagcaCTTATATATTTACATACAAATGTTTCCCCATGTTTCTAACTTTTTAGGTGTATCGAATTAGCCGCTGAGAATCGGTATTATCGTCAATAGTAAGCCGTCCCACCGATCGCGTGATCACAATTTACGGATTATTAAAGGGATGGAAACACcaaaaagagaaaaaaataaaataaacTCAAACAAAACTAAGGAATAGGAGATTTAAGGTGTATACACAATACTACCAAGACTACAAGAATAGACAAAATCTTTTGAGACTGTTACCAGGTACCAATCAAAGGGTCACATCTGGACCGCTTTTGTGAGTTAAGATTGTTGTGAAGATATTGAGGAGGCTTTTCCATATTCGTTTTTGACAAGtgagaaagaaagagagaGAAATTCTTCTGGATTAATCGATTTTCTTACCAACATCTTTATAACAACTACGATTTTTTGTTAGTATTACTATTTTTTACGgttttttttctctttggGTTTGATTTGGTTTTTATTTTTGGGCAAATGATTAATAGCATAGCGCCTTCATTGGCCAGCTTTATTGGGTTATTAGGATTTTCAAATGGGTACGTTATACCTAGAACTGAAGTGGTTCACGATGATACTGCGGGGGTGATGTATATATTGGATGGCGATGGTCAATATGAAGGATTATCAGGTCAGTTTGGggatgatgaattagatATGGATATTATGATCTTTTCACTTATTAcaattattttcatttacaTCAGCATATGCTTCGTTTATATTACCATTAGATTTGTGGttaaaagaattttaaCTAGGAATGCAAGGGCAACACTTTTGCAAGATGGCGATGAAGTTAGACGTACAAGAAGAACTATCGAAAACCTAAATGCTCGTTGGCCAAGTGCActagatgatgaagatgccgTTAGAGATAAACTAGCACGCTTATCACCGGAAGAGCAGTTTTACTACAAGCAAGGTGAAGAGTACATCAGACAAAATCCTCCATTAATTATACCTCATGCGCTTTCTTCTCATGACCATGTGGAAGATCCAGTGATCGATGATGCCGCAAGGCAGTTTATCAATGAGGAAGGCGCATGGGCATGGGAATTTCAGCCAGATCCTAATTTACCAAATGATACCATTCTTGTGGAAAATAAATCCGAAATTTCGTTTTTGAATTACAACTACGAAGCTTCCGTATGTACCAACTTACCGATTCCTCGTATCAATAGAGTCTATTACTGtgaattcaaaatttttgaattaaatACGCAGGACGGTAGTGGTCATCATTTGGGTGAGAAtgaattaatttcttttggttTATCCACATCCCCATATCCATATTTCCGTTTACCGGGTAAACACCACCATTCTATTGCATATGAATCCACAGGAGCTCGCAGGTTTAACGATTCATTTGAATTAGAACCTAAGTTGGCAACATTGTTCCCTCGTCTGGAAAAGGGTGATGTTGTTGGTATTGGTTATAGATCCAATAGTGGTACTGTCTTTTTCACCAGAAATGGTAAAAAACTTAAAGAAGATACAGTTGGTGGTCATGTTAAAGGAtggaaattcaaatatgTGTACCCTATTGTAGGTGCTAACATACCATGTAAGATCCACGTGAATTTTGGTACGTATGGATTCGTCTACATTGAAGCTAACGTCAAGAAATGGGGGTATGCTAAATCCAATGGTATGAagttaccaccaccttcCTATGAAGAATATAATCAAGATACTCTATTAGAGAGTGGTtgtgaagatgaagtttCTGATAATGAAAGTGTTTCTTCAGCCAATGAAGGTGACATCGTAGATAGTCAAGGTGAATTATTACCCCCACCTCCAGGCTTCGAATTTAGTACTTCACCGAACGCTCACAGCCACATAGACCGTGAAGAAATTACTTTAGATTCTTTACCAATGGAGCCACCAAGTtattctgatgatgaacgTAGTGCTAGCATCAACCCAAAAGTTGGTAACAGTACATCTTCTGGGAAACACCCTCCACGACTTCATCATCTAGGTAAATCTCAGTACGATCACGTATCAGGTGAAGATGCACTTGAGCGTGAACGTTTAgtggatgatgaagaatacgatgacgaagatgacTACTATGAATACGAAGATCTGGAGTATGATGAGGAGCAAGATGAAGACGGCGATGGAGAAGGTAGAGAACGGGCGGAATACGAAGCCGAAGGAACTAACGGAGAATCAAGAAATGAAGGTTATGGAGCTCATGAGAATATTCACGATAATACTGTGacaaatcaattcttgcaaaattGATTTGTGAGACAAGGGGAGAACACAAGAGATGAGAAAATGTGGGAGAGAAACATGTCATGAAGATAAACACATTCAATGAACGCTGCTTAAGGGAAGCACCGTTTGCAAGTAGCTGAATTAGAGCTTGCGAGgtcaaaaaaaaaaagcttGACATAAAGTGTTGTACAAATTGTTTACTAACATGTTTTTGTTCTTGGCACCAAATATATCTATCTACACATACTGTCAACGcttagatttttttttttttttttttttgttttttttcatcatataTATGTTTTACTATTCCTTCCTATGTAGATTACTGTGATAATGCGATATTTATAAAAAACATTACAAAAACGATATATGTGCTGATATATGTCGACGACGAGGTCTCCGAGGCCATTCAAGCTAATCAAATAATTACCTTGATAAAAATTAAAGCCATCTGGTATCGTCAGTTAATTCTGGTGgacttttgaaaaaatccgGCATTCCCTGTAACTGATTATCATGGGACAAAGATAGCAAATTTGAACCATCATTACTCGTATtcatattattattactgctATTATGACTTCCCGCGTCCTTAATAGTAGTTGTTGGATCCTTTTCTAAGCCCAAAACATCATTTGACGTATCGTCatattgatcaaagaaagGGGTTGGCGCAGTAGCAGATGGATGATGCATGGATAATGGGTTCGAATCCATTACAAACGGCTGTGGAGGTGGTGGGGGTATAATTTGATTTGTGCTGTTATAAtctaaaatcaaagaattcataaatctcaaagaattttgtaaaCCTTTCAATGCATGTGGTAAATTGGATCCACCAATAAAGGCATCATTGACTTGTCGCCCTTCCGAAAAATCTTCACAAATGGACCATTGATTATTAGTAGCTTCATCTGGCGCCTCTAGAAAATATACCGCAAAATTAGGCGGTCTTGAAACatttattttcaattcacccaatttttcactatCTTCATTGGAAGATCTGTTATCATCACCTAGAGAGGACTCACCATTTTCGTCATCCTGCTGATCTGAATTCCTTGGCTCTATAATATCATTGGCCTCTAAACTTAATGAACAATTAACAACTGAGTtgattggaaaaaaaatgcgGAATAAAATCTTTGTATTGTTTGCCATAGCACTAAAGAAATAATTAATctcaaaattcttcttggatATGAGTACCATTAAATCTGTAGCGTTCGACATAATTTCGTTgattgaaattggtgaaag contains:
- the MSS2 gene encoding Mss2p (similar to uniprot|P40990 Saccharomyces cerevisiae YDL107W MSS2 Peripherally bound inner membrane protein of the mitochondrial matrix required for export of C-terminal tail of Cox2p through the inner membrane), with product MLRFIRIAKCYSTASLSRQRPQFHEVFPQKRTVNRILFELDSKHTFGKLYPVYDNIYQNMQKGIDTEIPKGISPSDLMIMKKVLEKIRHRTKSINPHLLALENALLDRSAELGNNDAISLLAFDVLRDPGHNNPEDVDYGKKLIKELYKKNHHLTMKLLGDLSLKSGNDTEACKYYLKFLDLEDRTFLAGEVYGKLGQINFRKPDLRKAEQFFLKAIKLSPLEYSVHSHFYLAQIYMNSDPLRARVLMENCATQGFRESFKTLGFLEMNYFEDFFKAQEWFRLGLELFQIECFIGFFDCCAKLKNWTGANKCYETMLKLQEVNANYKEIIDKFVTNRQAEVKEAMKYSSKPLSDPKTFESAAKKDPFVSKENKWGL
- the MRF1 gene encoding Mrf1p (similar to uniprot|P30775 Saccharomyces cerevisiae YGL143C MRF1 Mitochondrial polypeptide chain release factor involved in stop codon recognition and hydrolysis of the peptidyl-tRNA bond during mitochondrial translation lack of MRF1 causes mitochondrial genome instability), whose protein sequence is MFRTFRIARWVLPRRIGLLGCRFQSTLEFKELHPSLLKKAHQSVQEIVQLDQALSKGDGFDAETQKTYSRVSSIRSMYEEYQELLDNLKGLQEMIQTDPSLKDDAKSEFDNSLPQFRQVSNNLLRKLLPPHPFAEKACILELRPGVGGTEAMIFTQDLLNMYIGYAQYHHWKYHVIAQNENQSGNGLVDAILSIDEPGAYDKLKYESGVHRVQRIPATETKGRTHTSTAAVIVLPQIVESVKDAEQSERSFRPDEIRIDVMRAGGKGGQHVNTTDSAVRITHFPSGIVVAMQDERSQHKNKAKAFAVLRARLAERERKEKENSERAARKDQVTTTDRSDKIRTYNYPQNRITDHRCNFTLYDIEGVTSGVKLDEVIDSMAARDFEERSKSLIE
- the KIN28 gene encoding TFIIH complex serine/threonine-protein kinase subunit KIN28 (highly similar to uniprot|P06242 Saccharomyces cerevisiae YDL108W KIN28 Serine/threonine protein kinase subunit of the transcription factor TFIIH involved in transcription initiation at RNA polymerase II promoters), coding for MEYTKEKKVGEGTYAVVYLGTKQSTARRIAIKEIKTSEFKDGLDMSAIREVKYLQEMQHQNVIELVDIFMASENLNLVLEFLPSDLEMIIKDKSILFTPADIKSWMLMTLRGVHHCHRNFILHRDLKPNNLLIAPDGQIKVADFGLARTMPLAHEILTSNVVTRWYRAPELLFGAKHYTSAIDLWSVGVIFAELMLRIPYLPGANDVDQMEITFRALGTPTDREWPEVSTFPSYNKLQIYPPPSREELRRRFIAASENALNLMCGMLTMNPQKRWDAVQCLESAYFREAPAPTEPSAIKM
- a CDS encoding NAD(P)/FAD-dependent oxidoreductase (conserved hypothetical protein) — protein: MNCLGLRNAGLSGINRFFKRSLSAQYSHALIGGGVVGLAIAAELSKVKSNRVILLEKNDRIGMDVSSHNSEVIHAGLYYPPDSLKSKLCIQGKKIIYNELDPVKTGVNWINCGKWIVAQTDYEDAVLEGLYYKCKNELGVDVEMMTSLEAMKKEKFIQVQRSVLNSPTTGIIDSHSLMEYLLAIIEANDGEVIYGSEVVNLQYEAGCGYTVTVKDHFSDSQELTDVSTENLVNAAGLYADRISKMLLPPERHLKQYYAKGNYFKLTSAGFPGVRRLIYPVPPKNGKSLGTHLTIDMDYQMKFGPDLEYVDSPTDYAANGASIPTAFKAISRYYPYIGPDDLEVVGSGIRPKLAAPGDGEFKDFYIKQEEGFPGFVNLLGIESPGLTSSVAIGRYVKDIYHT